The following proteins come from a genomic window of Metarhizium brunneum chromosome 2, complete sequence:
- the hpm2 gene encoding Glutathione S-transferase hmp2 encodes MAKVAQAGTDLDNILSEYNAILAKQKYLAADTISLADSFHLPNAKAMKAFGYHLTFEKYSNVDEWLAGLENRETWIRATAEASGKPN; translated from the coding sequence ATGGCCAAAGTTGCACAGGCCGGGACTGACTTGGATAACATATTGTCAGAGTACAATGCAATCCTGGCCAAGCAAAAATATCTAGCGGCAGACACCATTTCCCTGGCAGACTCGTTTCATCTGCCCAACGCGAAGGCGATGAAGGCGTTTGGTTACCACTTGACGTTTGAAAAGTATTCCAACGTAGACGAGTGGCTCGCGGGCCTCGAGAACAGGGAGACTTGGATCCGGGCTACGGCAGAAGCTTCAGGAAAACCGAATTGA